One window from the genome of Paramormyrops kingsleyae isolate MSU_618 chromosome 3, PKINGS_0.4, whole genome shotgun sequence encodes:
- the LOC111837609 gene encoding uncharacterized protein has protein sequence MRACGQTGGTLLSCLLCVAVPALLRPDAKLAYVTEGRLCTCSCSRDLVACSAIGHPECKCTDWPQSGLNGPDGSRPLTEKRLTVLYTSPLNVALLLNNSEVHHLSLVKCSDTGGKVPTQDYFAVLKLEKLTVSYPLLQASQSHDFVLGTPYHDGETVSIIHMSVLMGKASLKAYTIQAKTDSNGLLPFASLCVSPIRLPEPSRMFVTFLY, from the coding sequence atgcgTGCGTGCGGGCAAACGGGCGGCACcctgctgtcctgcctgctgtgcGTGGCAGTGCCAGCGCTGCTACGGCCCGACGCCAAGCTGGCGTACGTGACGGAGGGTAGGTTGTGTACCTGCAGCTGCTCGCGGGATCTGGTCGCCTGCAGTGCCATCGGACACCCAGAATGCAAGTGCACGGACTGGCCTCAGTCCGGCCTAAATGGCCCCGACGGCTCCAGACCCCTGACCGAGAAGCGCCTCACCGTCCTTTATACCTCGCCGCTCAACGTCGCCCTCTTGTTGAACAACTCGGAAGTTCACCACCTGTCGCTGGTCAAGTGCAGTGACACTGGGGGCAAGGTCCCCACCCAGGACTACTTTGCCGTCCTGAAGCTGGAGAAGCTGACAGTCTCGTACCCACTTCTCCAGGCCAGCCAAAGCCATGATTTTGTCCTGGGGACCCCCTATCATGACGGAGAGACAGTCAGCATCATCCACATGTCTGTCCTGATGGGGAAGGCCTCCCTCAAGGCTTACACCATACAGGCCAAAACAGACAGCAACGGGCTCCTTCCTTTcgccagtctgtgtgtgtcaccCATCAGGCTTCCAGAACCTTCTAGAATGTTTGTAACATTTCTATACTGA